In Rosa chinensis cultivar Old Blush chromosome 1, RchiOBHm-V2, whole genome shotgun sequence, a genomic segment contains:
- the LOC112182843 gene encoding protein YIPF1 homolog, translating to MDESYSGLPTSHLLGSVPAVVGEDKDKSTTSYEAPEANLQIFPPNSGGDRGRGGYQTVGGPSETFEEQPANNWRGVFNVASYTQYFNVDTDIVLNRLLSSLFPHTGDFFSKIDANPDLYGLIWICTTLVFVLTSLGNCATYLMDKHTDTTTSWVFNVSYMSLAACSVYGYAILVPLAFYFLLQYMGAKTSLVRFWCMWGYSLFIFVVASFLLLIPVEALRWIIIVLVGVASGSFVALNLKSYMEGSDFTIVVIAAFLLQLALAIFFKVYFFP from the exons ATGGACGAGTCCTACTCCGGCCTCCCCACCAGCCATTTACTCGGCTCAGTTCCC GCTGTTGTAGGTGAAGATAAAGACAAGAGTACTACAAGCTATGAAG CACCTGAAGCTAATTTGCAAATCTTCCCCCCAAATAGTGGAGGAGACAGAGGGCGCGGCGGTTATCAAACTGTTGGAGGTCCAAGTG AAACATTTGAAGAACAACCAGCAAACAACTGGAGGGGAGTATTTAATGTTGCATCATACACACAATATTTCAATGTGGATACGGACATTGTCTTGAACAGATTACTAAGTTCTTTGTTTCCCCACACTGGAGATTTTTTCAGCAAAATTGATGCCAATCCTGATCT ATATGGGCTAATATGGATCTGCACTACATTAGTGTTCGTGCTGACTTCTCTTGGAAACTGTGCCACCTACCTAATGGACAAGCACACTGATACCACTACTTCTTGGGTCTTTAATGTCAGTTATATGAGTTTGGCAGCCTGTTCAGTCTATGGTTATGCAATTTTGGTCCCCTTGGCGTTTTATTTTTTGCTGCAGTATATGGGTGCAAAAACTAGCCTTGTTCGATTCTGGTGTATGTGGGGATActctctcttcatttttgttGTAGCATCT TTTTTGTTACTTATCCCAGTTGAGGCTCTTCGATGGATCATTATAGTTCTTGTTGGTGTTGCATCTGGTTCCTTTGTTGCTTTGAATCTCAAGTCTTATATGGAGGGGAGTGATTTTACAATAGTGGTGATCGCTGCATTTCTCTTGCAATTGGCTCTGGCAATCTTCTTTAAGGTTTACTTCTTCCCATGA